AATAAAAATTTTGGAAAAATCGTGCTTAGAATTTGCTAGTGAAATCCAGGCGTTTGCTTGTAATCATCTGACAAAGATGGTTGGTTCTCCAGGTACTCAATTGAGACGATCGAGTTTCACACTTTTACCGCAGGAATAGAGGAATGAAAATTGGGACATTCTTACTATGTGCGTTGTCATTAGGAATTGGTGTTATTGGCTGTGCCTCAGTCGAAGAATTCATCAAGAAAAATGTTCAACCACCGAAAGTTAAATTTTCAGGCGTAAAAATAAGCGGGCTTTCTTTTGAGGCTGTGGATTTGCTTTTCGAATTGGAAATCACCAATCCGAATCCGGCGGGTATCCATTTAGTTGAGTTAGACTATGATTTCCTGCTCAACAACAATTCATTTCTTAAAGGAAAACAGGAGCATGGTTTGGAAATCAACGCGAGAAGTACCGACATTGTACAAATCCCGCTTTCGCTGAATTTTGTCGATGTTTATAACACTTTTCAAGGATTAATAAATCAGGACAGCACAACTTATGAAATCAGCGCCGGATTGTCATTCAACATCCAAATTCTGGGAGCGCCCCAACAAATTTCGATCCGAAAAAGGGGAACCCTGCCGCTGCTGAAGCCGCCCAAAATCAGCTTAGCATCCCTCAAATTGCATA
The candidate division KSB1 bacterium genome window above contains:
- a CDS encoding LEA type 2 family protein translates to MKIGTFLLCALSLGIGVIGCASVEEFIKKNVQPPKVKFSGVKISGLSFEAVDLLFELEITNPNPAGIHLVELDYDFLLNNNSFLKGKQEHGLEINARSTDIVQIPLSLNFVDVYNTFQGLINQDSTTYEISAGLSFNIQILGAPQQISIRKRGTLPLLKPPKISLASLKLHNLNLTGADLSLNVKLINPNAFEFIVKRMEYDFEINGSQWLSGNSQKNLQISAKDESLLNFPISLNFFQIGRSVAQLLKNNQPLEYRFKGGMDLDSSLPFLGAVHLPFDRSGEIRIQK